A genomic stretch from Bradyrhizobium quebecense includes:
- a CDS encoding ABC transporter substrate-binding protein — MISMKTLLASAALLVAVPQVGQAEILVGFVTGLSGPVSSIGIPNAKGLAAGEAYIGEVGGEKLRVIQLDDGSDPTASARNARKLVEQEKVDILIGTSGAPQTLAMATAAIEMKIPMIAVSPIAAVPSGDGGPWVVQTPQPTPLLVQGIVDHMKARGLKTVAFIGFSDAFGDLMYDSLTQSAKAADIKVIANERYARSDSSVTAQVLRALAAHPDAIMLGGTGTPGALPVIALSERGYKGPLYGNHGLISADFLRLAGKAANGIICPTGPVTAAEQLPASNPIQKVALAFRAAFEKANGEAPTDSFSSYSFDGWLVFVDAAKRALATGAKPGSPEFRTSLREALFTTKELAGTQGVYSYTPADRHGVDARARILVQIEDGKYKLLP; from the coding sequence ATGATCTCGATGAAGACCCTGCTGGCTTCTGCCGCGCTGCTTGTCGCCGTTCCGCAGGTCGGGCAGGCGGAGATCCTCGTCGGATTCGTCACCGGCCTCAGCGGGCCGGTGTCGTCGATCGGGATTCCGAATGCAAAAGGATTAGCGGCGGGCGAAGCCTATATCGGCGAAGTCGGCGGTGAGAAGCTCCGCGTCATTCAACTCGACGACGGCTCCGATCCCACGGCGTCGGCGCGTAACGCGCGCAAGCTCGTCGAGCAGGAGAAGGTCGACATCCTCATCGGCACGTCGGGTGCGCCGCAGACGCTGGCGATGGCGACAGCCGCGATCGAGATGAAGATTCCAATGATCGCGGTGTCGCCGATCGCGGCGGTGCCATCAGGCGATGGCGGGCCTTGGGTCGTGCAGACGCCACAACCGACGCCGCTTCTCGTTCAGGGCATCGTCGATCATATGAAGGCGCGAGGGTTGAAGACCGTCGCGTTCATCGGCTTCTCCGATGCCTTCGGCGACCTCATGTACGATTCGCTGACGCAAAGCGCCAAGGCGGCCGACATCAAGGTCATCGCCAACGAGCGATACGCCCGATCGGATTCGTCGGTGACCGCCCAGGTGCTGCGCGCGTTGGCGGCCCACCCCGACGCCATCATGCTCGGCGGCACGGGAACGCCGGGAGCGTTGCCCGTGATCGCCTTGTCCGAGCGTGGCTACAAGGGACCGCTCTACGGCAACCACGGACTCATCAGCGCCGATTTCCTGCGGCTCGCCGGCAAGGCGGCCAACGGAATTATCTGCCCGACCGGGCCGGTGACCGCGGCCGAGCAGCTTCCAGCCAGCAATCCGATCCAGAAGGTTGCCTTGGCGTTCCGCGCGGCCTTCGAGAAGGCGAATGGCGAGGCGCCGACCGACTCGTTCTCATCCTATTCATTCGACGGTTGGCTGGTGTTCGTCGATGCAGCCAAGCGCGCGCTGGCAACCGGCGCCAAGCCGGGCTCGCCGGAATTCCGCACCTCGCTTCGCGAGGCGCTGTTCACCACCAAGGAGCTGGCCGGGACCCAGGGCGTCTACTCCTACACGCCCGCGGATCGCCACGGAGTCGATGCGCGCGCGCGGATCCTGGTTCAGATCGAGGACGGGAAGTACAAGCTGCTGCCCTGA
- a CDS encoding IS630 family transposase (programmed frameshift), which translates to MAKPLSPDLRLRIIRAVEEEGMSCRGAAGRFGVAPSTAIELVNEWRSTGACEAGAQGGDRRSARIEGHAAEILSLVKATPDMTLAEIADHLLKVHGERFVPSVVWRFFDRRNITRSKKTSHASEQDRPDVAAERAAWKASQPEIGIHRLVFIDETGASTKMARRYGRSPYGQRCVAALPHGHWKTTTFVGALRATGMTAPMVLDGPMDGLAFEAYVTQVLVPTLRPGDIVVMDNLAAHKRAEVSIAIDAVGAQLLYLPPYSPDLNPIEMAFAKLKAALRKAAARSIEALDNAIATALTAFTAQECLNFFAAAGYDRV; encoded by the exons ATGGCTAAGCCGCTCTCGCCGGACCTTCGCCTTCGCATTATTCGGGCTGTGGAAGAGGAAGGCATGAGCTGTCGGGGCGCCGCCGGCCGGTTCGGCGTAGCGCCATCGACAGCGATCGAACTGGTCAACGAATGGCGCAGCACCGGCGCTTGTGAGGCGGGAGCGCAGGGCGGAGACAGACGTTCAGCTCGGATCGAGGGTCATGCTGCGGAGATCCTCTCCCTGGTCAAGGCTACGCCTGACATGACGCTGGCCGAGATCGCTGACCATCTCCTCAAAGTCCACGGCGAGCGTTTCGTGCCGAGCGTGGTCTGGCGATTCTTCGATCGCCGCAACATCAC ACGTTCAAAAAAAACATCGCACGCCAGCGAGCAGGATCGGCCGGACGTGGCCGCTGAACGCGCGGCGTGGAAGGCATCTCAGCCTGAGATCGGCATCCATCGGTTGGTGTTTATCGACGAGACGGGAGCCTCGACCAAGATGGCGCGGCGCTATGGCCGCTCGCCGTACGGCCAGCGCTGTGTCGCAGCGCTCCCGCATGGTCATTGGAAGACGACGACCTTCGTCGGCGCGCTCAGAGCGACCGGCATGACTGCGCCGATGGTCCTTGACGGTCCCATGGATGGTCTGGCGTTCGAGGCTTACGTGACGCAAGTCCTCGTGCCGACACTCAGGCCCGGCGACATCGTGGTGATGGACAATCTCGCAGCACACAAGCGCGCCGAGGTCAGCATCGCAATCGATGCCGTGGGCGCCCAGCTCCTCTATTTGCCGCCTTATTCGCCCGACCTCAATCCGATCGAAATGGCCTTCGCCAAGCTCAAAGCCGCACTTCGAAAGGCCGCCGCCAGATCAATCGAGGCTTTGGACAACGCTATTGCCACCGCCCTGACCGCCTTCACCGCCCAAGAGTGCCTGAACTTCTTCGCCGCAGCCGGTTATGACCGTGTCTGA
- a CDS encoding IS91 family transposase — MTRSDIRSNRPAIEIADILCRHGDAYRRVHAGHLGRVERRVMSAIVACRTEALGGHMQACDDCGTTRVAYNSCRNRHCPKCQGRARAAWLAARQADLLPVPYFHVVFTLPAPIAAIAFQNKAVVYAILFKAAAEAMTTLAANPRRLGGAIGGVAVLHTWGQTLMHHPHVHCVVPGGGLSPDGARWTACRPNFFLAVKPLSRLFRTLFLKRLSAAFNSGALRFFGDLGALAEPAAFAAHLDAMRRINWVVYAKRPFGGPAQVLAYLGRYTHRVAIANSRLVALDDDHVAFSWKDYRQNSATKIMNLKPDEFIRRFLLHTLPDGFHRIRHFGFMANRHRAAKLALCRELLDHERTAPNDGQPSPVDSEAQTRAEVPACPDCGGVMRIIERFRHSFRRPSPRTSPFRCDTS, encoded by the coding sequence ATGACCCGCTCCGACATCCGCTCCAACAGGCCCGCCATCGAGATTGCCGATATTCTGTGCCGGCATGGCGACGCCTATCGCCGTGTACATGCCGGTCATCTGGGGCGGGTCGAGCGGCGCGTGATGAGCGCGATCGTTGCGTGCCGGACCGAGGCGCTCGGCGGCCACATGCAGGCTTGCGACGACTGCGGCACGACACGCGTTGCCTATAATTCCTGCCGCAATCGGCACTGTCCGAAGTGTCAGGGGAGAGCCCGAGCCGCGTGGCTCGCCGCGCGTCAAGCCGACCTGCTTCCGGTTCCCTATTTCCACGTCGTCTTTACACTTCCCGCACCGATCGCCGCGATCGCTTTCCAGAACAAGGCCGTCGTCTATGCCATCCTGTTCAAGGCTGCCGCCGAGGCGATGACGACGCTCGCCGCCAATCCACGCCGGCTCGGCGGTGCGATCGGCGGCGTCGCCGTCCTCCACACCTGGGGACAGACGCTGATGCATCATCCCCACGTCCATTGCGTCGTTCCGGGTGGCGGCCTCTCGCCCGATGGCGCGCGCTGGACCGCTTGCCGACCGAACTTCTTCCTGGCCGTCAAACCGTTGTCCAGACTATTTCGCACACTTTTTCTCAAACGTCTGTCGGCAGCCTTCAACTCCGGTGCCTTGCGTTTCTTCGGCGATCTCGGAGCTCTGGCCGAGCCGGCTGCCTTTGCGGCCCACCTCGACGCCATGCGACGCATCAACTGGGTTGTTTACGCCAAGCGGCCCTTCGGCGGACCCGCACAGGTCCTGGCCTATCTCGGCCGCTACACCCATCGCGTCGCGATCGCCAACAGCCGGCTCGTCGCACTCGACGACGATCATGTCGCCTTCTCATGGAAGGACTATCGCCAAAACAGCGCGACAAAGATCATGAATCTCAAGCCCGATGAGTTCATTCGCCGTTTCCTGCTTCATACGCTGCCTGACGGCTTCCACCGCATCCGCCACTTCGGCTTCATGGCCAACCGCCATCGCGCTGCCAAGCTCGCCCTTTGCCGCGAACTTCTCGATCATGAGCGAACAGCCCCAAACGATGGCCAGCCGTCGCCTGTGGATTCGGAGGCTCAAACCCGGGCCGAGGTTCCTGCCTGTCCCGATTGTGGTGGCGTCATGCGCATCATTGAGCGCTTTCGACATAGCTTCAGACGCCCCAGCCCTCGAACATCACCGTTCCGATGCGACACATCGTGA
- a CDS encoding tyrosine-type recombinase/integrase — translation MADLSPLRRRMIEDMTVRNLSPATQRSYISAVSKFSRYFGRSPDRLELEDVRAFQVHLVSTGISWPALNQIVCALRFFYGVTLGEALIPERIPYAREPRKLPVVLSADEVVQFLEAVSSLKSRAALTTAYAAGLRASEVAGLRIEDIDSARGVIQVRHGKGAKDRNVMLSPQLLGILRTYWRLARPRLYLFPGRDEDHPIDQTVLHAACRSAVKAAGLTKRVTLHTLRHSFATHLLENGTDIRIIQVLLGHNNLSSTARYTQVATDTIRATQSPLDRLSLEVTPPG, via the coding sequence ATGGCCGATTTGAGCCCTCTTCGCCGCCGCATGATCGAAGACATGACCGTCCGCAATCTGTCGCCGGCGACGCAAAGATCCTACATCAGCGCGGTTTCGAAGTTCAGCCGCTATTTTGGCCGATCGCCTGACCGGTTAGAGCTGGAAGACGTCCGCGCCTTCCAGGTGCATTTGGTCTCGACCGGCATCTCATGGCCGGCGCTGAACCAGATCGTCTGTGCGCTACGGTTTTTCTACGGCGTCACGCTCGGCGAGGCGCTCATCCCAGAGCGCATTCCCTATGCGCGAGAACCGCGCAAGCTGCCGGTCGTTCTCAGCGCCGACGAAGTGGTTCAGTTTCTTGAAGCGGTATCGAGCCTGAAGAGCCGCGCCGCGCTCACCACCGCCTATGCGGCCGGGCTCAGGGCCTCGGAGGTTGCGGGACTGCGGATCGAAGACATCGACAGCGCCCGCGGCGTCATCCAGGTGCGCCACGGCAAGGGCGCGAAGGATCGCAACGTGATGCTGTCGCCCCAGCTGCTGGGCATCCTGCGCACCTACTGGCGGCTCGCCCGGCCGCGGCTTTATCTGTTCCCTGGTCGTGACGAAGATCATCCGATCGATCAGACCGTGCTGCATGCCGCCTGCCGGTCGGCGGTGAAGGCTGCGGGCCTGACCAAGCGCGTCACGCTGCACACGCTGCGCCACAGCTTCGCGACACATCTTCTCGAGAACGGAACCGATATCCGGATCATCCAGGTCTTGCTCGGGCACAATAATTTGTCGTCGACAGCGCGCTACACGCAGGTCGCCACCGATACGATCCGAGCGACGCAGAGCCCGCTCGATCGCCTGTCGCTGGAGGTGACGCCACCTGGATGA
- a CDS encoding phage tail assembly chaperone — MTVIHYCTATGFIRSWGTLEPVDGKSHLPNHAILRIQDALYGPDVPGLARSGVASVVEIDPFVDMVDLATLTIVKRPAADQAVLLIERLALLVKLAVAAELSATDQYMVTDRNVANRETWAVYRQQLRDLSKQPDAPSMVRNWPCHPTGAETPANLRQHLARIDAISQSSLTSEPGIPCPI, encoded by the coding sequence TCCACTACTGCACCGCGACGGGGTTCATCCGATCGTGGGGAACGCTCGAACCAGTCGATGGCAAGAGCCACTTGCCGAACCATGCCATCCTTCGAATCCAAGATGCCCTCTACGGGCCAGATGTGCCTGGGTTAGCTCGTAGCGGCGTTGCATCCGTCGTTGAGATCGATCCGTTCGTCGACATGGTGGACCTGGCCACGCTGACGATCGTCAAACGGCCTGCGGCAGACCAGGCGGTGCTTCTGATCGAGCGGCTAGCGCTTCTTGTGAAGCTGGCGGTGGCTGCCGAGTTATCGGCGACCGACCAGTACATGGTCACTGACCGCAATGTCGCGAACCGTGAGACGTGGGCGGTATATCGGCAGCAGCTTCGCGATCTATCCAAGCAACCCGACGCGCCATCTATGGTGCGAAACTGGCCGTGCCATCCGACGGGCGCGGAGACGCCGGCGAACCTTCGCCAGCACTTGGCCCGCATCGACGCGATCTCTCAATCCAGCCTGACTTCGGAGCCCGGTATCCCATGCCCGATTTGA